In [Phormidium] sp. ETS-05, the genomic window GTTTCTGCGTGGGAATCCTCGCCGCAATATCCGCCACTTCATTTGCCACCCCTGGTAAAGCCGGAAAGCCCTGGCGCGCTTCTGAAAGGGCCCCCGTTATCACTTTCAACTGTACCTGATTAATGGGGCGAGGGTCTAAAAGTTGCAAACCAGGAGTTAGAGAAATACTATATTTTTGAATCAAATACTCCCGCCCATCGTGCAGAGCTGCCATCGGCAAATTTCCCAGGCTGCCATCCAATACAAAAACCAGAGTTTTAATCCCATTTGCTGTTAAATCAGCCTCGGCTGGGCGAATCAGCCAATCATAGATTTCCTGGGCTAATGGCAAGCGTTCTTGCTCAAAGGCAGTCCGTCTTAGAGAACTGCGGGCCCGGTTGAAGATGGTTTCTAATTCCGCTTGGGATTTTGGCGTGGAATAGTGGCGTAAAGATTGACCGGGGATAGATAAGACCACTTCCAGACGGTCTGATAAAATAATCGGGTAAATCACCGCTGCTTGGGGGTCTATTTCATCGATCGGCTTCGCTTCCGCATCGGCGCAAGCATCCCGGAAAAAGTTATCCAGTTCCGCCAGTTGTAACGCATCAATGGTTTCCCGGGCTTGTTTCAGCTTCTCTTGACTGGGAGATTTTTCTTTCAGGAGTAAACTCACTAATTCCCGATAAATGGGTTCCACACTAGACCGGAAAGAAAATTGCACGTCAGGGTTAACCGCCACCAAATCTCCCCGCAGAGAAGCGATAATATTCACAGCTTGGTTGTATTGGCCGATCGCCCCCTCCCTATCTCCCTTAGCAGCGCGAATTCTTCCCAACTGCCACAGCAATTGATAAGTAATCTCCGGGTTTTCCAAATGGGGCACCACAGTCAAGCCTCAGTTGTCAACGCCGCCGCTTTATCTAACTGCTGCTGCAGCTCCCATAACCGCCCCTGCGTCTCCAAAATATGCGCGATAATCGGCTTGTTTCCCAAAATTTTCGCTGGTTGCAAGGCATTATCCAACAAATCCCTTACTTCTGTCAGCGAAGGCGTCCCCAAGGGCGACTGCGCCATTTTCATCAAAGTTTGCGCCAGATTAATTTTCGCATAAAGTCCGTTACGACTCACCGGAAAATCCTTCACTACCGGTTCCAGACTCCGCCATAAACTCTGCGCCTCTGACCATTTGCCCAAATCTACCAGCAAACTCAATTGATTTAATTGCGCCTGCATCTGCATCGGCCACATCTCTGCATCAAGTTGGGCGGCTTTCTGGTATAATTCTAAAGACTTTTGTCCCAGTTCCTGACGTTGTGCCGTTGCTACCGTCGGCTGGTTTGCCACCGCCCGCGTTGTATTGGCTAGATTCAGATACAATTTCGCCTCTTCTTCCGGGATATTTAATTGTTGAGCGGCTTTTAAACCCACGGATAAAACCTGCTCTGAAGCCTCCAACTGTCCCAAAACCCGCAAAACATTCCCCAAATCATTAATTGCCCGCACTACCGGCAATCTCACCGGCTGGTTTTGCCAAGTTTTCTCTAACAGAGCCACATATTCCGCATCCACATCACAACTTGGAGATTCCCCAGTTAAAGCCCCTAAAAGCAGTTGGCAAGCTCTGGGGTACAAACCCAGCCCCTGCAAAGCCCGACTTTGATTGATTTGGGCTTGCATCAACTGGTCTTGAGCATCAATTTCCCCGTAAAGTTGGGCTGCCTCCTGCCAAGCCTCCAAGGCTTCTGGCAGTCTGCCCCGTTCTATGAGGAACTTACCTTGAATATCTCTAGTTTGAGCCAGAATTCTCGATTTTTCCCTACTGGCGGGTTGACTTGCTAACAAAGATATGCTATTATTAACGGCAACTTCCGCCGCATCCCATTGTTGCAGTTGTCCCACCGTAGCTGCCAGATTGCTTAACGCCATCGCTTGGTTGAGATAATCGCCCCTCGCTTCAAAATCCGCTGCGGCTTGTTGCAGTAAAGGCACTGCTTCCAGAAATTTTCCGGCATCATATAATTTTCTCGCTTCTTCTACTAATTGCCACTGCGAAGATTGCGCCACCACCATTGCCCCTGGTGGCGTCACTCCAACTGTAGCCATAGGTATCGCCACAGTCAGCAGCACTGACAGACAAAATAATAAAATTGGTTTAGATACCAAGTCAAGTAATTTCATAGTTTACGCATAACCATCCCATTTGTATTGTGGATCGTAGGGGCGATTCGCGAATCGCCCCTACAATCAATTGTGAGCCTGTATATCGAGCCGAAAATCCTTCATTTGCTGGCGAATTGATGCCAGAATTTTGGTATCAAAATCCGGGTCATCCAACCTAGTCATAGCTCCAGATGCGCAATTTTTGCGTCTGGCCAGATAAGCTGTCAAAGCAGCTTCATCCGATCGATGTTCAAGAAAATATTGCTTTAACTCTTGCTCAGACATAGTTGAGTAATCAATTTGGCTCATCAAGGCACCTCCCCGTTAGGCGTAATTTCAAACTCAATTTCTTCATTAAATCCCGCTAAACTGAACAGGTTTTTGGTTCTAGCGTCAAGGCAAACAAGGTGAATTGGTTGGAACATTACATAAGTCAATTGATAACAAATTCGATACAGACACCTCAATTGTGAGTCAGTAGGCATATCACTCCAATCCCATAACCGATCGCCCATTAACGAGGCAAACAAATCCCTGACGGCTGAGGACGGCGCTCCCCAAACCTCTGCTCCCGATTGTATCCCACCAGCATCACCTCCCCACGCGCATTCCGCACCCACCCACGAGCCAGAACTATCTGGGAATCGGAATCAGGCGTTTTTGGCAAACCGGACACCCCAGTTACCCCTCCAGATGTCACCGCCGGTTCCACCCATGAATACTCAGTTGATCCGCCACTGAGAACCTCATTAGCAGAAGGTGCTACCCCACCTTTTCCCGTTATGGCAAACTCGCTCCCTTCTCCCTCCGTGCAGGGATTGGCCCCAATCACCACCCCAGGGTCCACCACATTAGCCGCTAATTCTACCAAACCCTGGGCGGGATTCACCCCAGAAGTGCTAAACGTCACCGTGCCTTGGAACTGGGGACCGGCGGTTTGAGAGATAGCGGCGATATCGCTAGTTTGTAGTAAAGTGGTGGGATTGACTGACAAAGCGGCAAAATCGGAATCGCTCAATCCCAGTCGGTTTCTGAGTTCCTCCCGACTCACCGCCGCCATTCCAAAGATATTCGCTACATTCAGGGTAACGCGACCGCCTTGAGCCGTGCGGGCATTAGCGGTGATATCGCTGTTTTCGCCGGGAAAAGCTACTAAAATTTCGCCATTGAGGCTGATGTTGCCTCCATCGGAGTTACCCGCATCGCTGGTGATGCGACTTTGACGGCGCAATAGGATATCTCTAGCTTGTAGGTTGATGTTGGCTCCCGAACCGGATACAGTGGTGCCATCGAGGCGGGCAAGATTTTCCAAGTTGATGGAATTGGCGGTGATATTCACGTTGCCTGCGCTTCCGGTTCCCACCGCTTGCACTGTCACGGTGGCTCCATCTCGCACAGTGAGGGTATTGGTGTTGATATTCACTGACCCGGCATTTCCGGTAGCGTTGGGGTTAAACAATATATCAACTAGGCCAACTGAAGCCTCGATTTTACTGATGAATTGACCATTGTTGGCGGTGCCAGTGACTTCTACAGTACCAGCATCCACGGTGATATTTCCCGCCCGTCCCGCATCCAAAGAAGCAGCGGAAATCAGAGCCCCATCCCTCACCGTCAGTACCGGTGTAGAAATATAGATATCACCTCCGGGATTGGAGCTAATGGTGTGAGCGGTGAGATAACTGCTAATTTGAATACCCCCCACCTCCACATCAGAAATACCTCCTAATTCCACTGACTCCGTAGCTCTAATGGTTAAATTTCCTCCTGGTCCTCCTTCGGGAATCAAATTATTGCCGATAATAGCGCCACTGGAGGAACTAATCCCAGCACCCCCCGAAACAATTAATCGCTTAGTATCGATATTAATGTCTCCCGCTGCACCATTACCAGTCATGGCACTGGTCGTGATCAAGGTTAGCACGGCGTCTCCTTGGAGATTACCCACAATTTCTATCGATTCTGTGGCTGTTACCTCAATCTTCCCCGCTGGTTCTTCACTGCGGGTAATGCTAGATAGCGCTGCACCATCACGCACCGTTAAACGCCCCACTTCTACCATTAGCTCTCCACCTTTCCCGGTACTCCCCTGAAACGTCCCGGAGTTAATGGCAGAACCCACTAGCTCAATAGTGCTAGCGCGCATAGTGATATTGCCCCCATTTCCTTGACTAATACTGTTACTCCCTGCTACTGCCCCATTCTCAAACCACAACCTTCCTCCCTCAATAGTGATATTGCCCGCATTTCCAATGCCAGAACTACCAGTGAACAAAAGAATCTGGGAATCAAATGGATCAACTCTTCCTGAAACTACATAACCCGCTAAAAGCCGTTGATATCCATCCAATCCAAGCCCGATAAATTCCACTGCATCAGTAGCGCGGATGTTTATATCCCCTCCCGCACCCGCTCCCAACGTCAAAGTATAAATTTGGGCTCCGTCTCTGCTGTGCAATGAATTGGCATTAATCTCTATTCCTCTGCCATCGATATCGCCAAATGTTAGGGCATAAATTCCCCCACCGCTGATGGTGAAATCCCCACCCCTGATATCCACCTTCCCACCACCGCCGCTAGTATTCACCAGAGAATTATGCTGCTGAATATTACCAAAACTCTGAATATTTTCATAATTCATACTCAACCCAAATGGCGTGGGCGCAAAACTCACTAATCCCGGACTCGTCACACTCCCCAAAATAATCTGCCCGCTACTGGCAGCCAAATTCCCCTCATGCAGTTGAATATCCCCGCCAATTAATCCTAAAGTTTGCCCCGGTTCTACTGCTAACCCTGGATTGTTGAAAATGGGTAATGGTAAGATAGCTGCTAGGGGGTTAGACGGCGCCGCTACTTGTGACTGATTCACAATTGTTCCGGGATTTTCCCGAAATTGCAACCCAATGGGGATATTTACGGTTAAAATTGGATTTTGGGGATTACTGGCGCTAAATTCCAAGCCATTGTCAAATACTACACTATCAGCCGTAGTGGCGAAAAACGACCCCCGCAAATCTAACCGCCTCCGGCCCAAATACAATCCCTTTTGGGTTGATTAAAAATAAGTTAGCATTGCCTAATACTCCCAATCTGCCCAAAATGTTGCTGGGATTATTCCCGGTGACGCGGCTAAAAATATTAGTAATGCCATTGGGATTATCAAAATAGGCTCCCCGCCCTGAATTCACGTTAAATTCCTGGAAACTGTGGAATAAATTACTACCCCGGACTGCCCCGCCAGAAATCCGATCGGAGGGTAGGTTGTTGATAGTTTCCGGTAGCACTTGGGACGGCGACCCACCGAGGGTGTTGTCAGGAAGGATTTGCGATAAAGCGGGAAAAGGCAATAGGAGCCAGCCCGCAAATATTAAGGCGGAATTGAATCGAGACATGATGAATTAGCGTTCAGTCTTATTGTTGATTTAGTCGGGGCACCCTGGAGCCCGATCGGCTAGCCTTAATTGTCAGTCAGCAGGCATCTCACTCTGTTTTGCTCCCATTTAACCAGCCAGACCCACCCCTGGAGTGCCGATCGCACCCCCAAGCCATCTTATCTGGATTGTATCCCACTACTGGGAGGGGGAGACGGGGAGGGGTGGGAGGGGTGGGAGGATGGGGAGGAGAGGGAGGATGGGGTGACGGTCCAAGTGAAGAGTGAAGAGTGAAGAGTGAAAATTTTCCCTATTCCCTATTCACTTTTCACTTTTCACTTTTCACTCCCCACACTCCCCACACTCCCCACACTCCCCCCTGCTCCCCTGCACAAGAAGCTCCCCTGCACAAGAAGCTCCCCTGCTCCCCTGCCCCCCTGCCCCCTAGGGTCCCCATTCGGGATAAACTTTGTTAAGTTTTGTTGAAAATTCTGATTTACTCCCGGAAAACAGTATAATTAGATACATAAACACCAAATAGTTGTTTTCAAATCCTGACTTTTGCAAAACATACCTGAGTTGATTTACTGATGAAAACTGATATGAAACTAAATTATCGCGGCACCCAATACGATTACGACCCCCCTACCATTGAGATGATGGAAGGCCCAGAAGGTGGCTTGTACCGGGGTTGCTCTTGGCACACACGCTATCCCCGACATATGGCAGCACCCCAAGCGGTGGAAACGCTTAAATATCGGGGTATCGCCTATGGCAATGGCGCAAATGCTCACACTTCTGCACCGAAAAGGGAATCTGCCACGCCTAAATCAGGGTCGGGGGTTTTCACCAGCCATACTTCTAAGGAAATGTGGGCAGAAGTGGCCAAAATTCACGAAGCGAATCTCTGCCGGAATTTGGAGCGGCGGCTGCAAGCGGCGCAACAGCGGGGAGATCAACAGCTTATAGAAATGCTGCAAAAGGAATGGGAACAGCTCACTTGTGCTATTTCCTAAAATGGCAATTTCAAATAAACCCGGTTTCT contains:
- a CDS encoding DUF6887 family protein; the encoded protein is MSQIDYSTMSEQELKQYFLEHRSDEAALTAYLARRKNCASGAMTRLDDPDFDTKILASIRQQMKDFRLDIQAHN
- a CDS encoding CHAT domain-containing protein — protein: MVPHLENPEITYQLLWQLGRIRAAKGDREGAIGQYNQAVNIIASLRGDLVAVNPDVQFSFRSSVEPIYRELVSLLLKEKSPSQEKLKQARETIDALQLAELDNFFRDACADAEAKPIDEIDPQAAVIYPIILSDRLEVVLSIPGQSLRHYSTPKSQAELETIFNRARSSLRRTAFEQERLPLAQEIYDWLIRPAEADLTANGIKTLVFVLDGSLGNLPMAALHDGREYLIQKYSISLTPGLQLLDPRPINQVQLKVITGALSEARQGFPALPGVANEVADIAARIPTQKLLNQEFVTDNLQKQIEKQSFSILHLATHGQFSSNAADTFILTWDGRVNVKEFDRLLRGGQQTSRNAGRRRASIELLVLSACETAAGDSRAALGLAGIAIRSGARITLATLWQVNDESTAVFMSEFYRQLSQGQITKAEALRQAQLSLLQNPKYQNPYFWAPFVLVGNWE
- a CDS encoding DUF4278 domain-containing protein; the protein is MKLNYRGTQYDYDPPTIEMMEGPEGGLYRGCSWHTRYPRHMAAPQAVETLKYRGIAYGNGANAHTSAPKRESATPKSGSGVFTSHTSKEMWAEVAKIHEANLCRNLERRLQAAQQRGDQQLIEMLQKEWEQLTCAIS